A segment of the Triticum urartu cultivar G1812 chromosome 1, Tu2.1, whole genome shotgun sequence genome:
CAATCTCCACTCTCTTCTGACCTTCCTTTTCTGTTGCATTGTTTCGTATTATGGAAAGAGCGAGCGAGGTGAGATGGGGCGGTTGAAATAGTATGCTCGTGAACTCCGTCTTGCCTTCAATGCTGCAATGGTAGTTTACTGTCATCAAATATGTTCTGTTGAAATTTATTTTAGCTTTCGTCCTAGTCTGTACCCTGTATGCTGAAATATGTGATCCTCTTGCTGTGATGGTAGTGCATTTATCATGTTTGAAAGAACTCCATTTTCTGACCTGCTGTAATGGATGTTTTCTTGGGGTACTGAAGTGCACATTGTCTCATGGCCATTGCTGCCTCGGTGTACCCATTTGATTAATCTGAAACCTACATCCTAAATAGCACCCACTTGGTTTGTTTCTATACCATGTAAGGCTTGCTGATCTTGATCATCAGGCTATTGCTAGCTGTTTCTACGTTTGTTTGATGTGTCAACTGTCAACACCTTAAAATTCTATATTTAATCCTAAGAAGAACGCAGGAGTGTGTAACCGGTTAAAATGATTATCTATTTTCTTGCCTACAAGTGGAGGCTTTCTTATTGAAGTGCAAATTGTCTCATATGTCCTTCAGTCCCTTGGTTTTAATTTAAAACCTGCATTGTTAAAATTTGTGTAAGCTTTTGTCCTAGTATGTATGATTCGACAACTATGATCCTCTTGCTGTAATCGTAGTGCTCTTGTCTCACATGGCTGTTGCTGTCTCGGTGTAGCCATTTGATTAATCTGAGACATGCATTGTTGATAACACCCACTTGGTTTGTTTGAGCACTGTGTATGGCTGGATGATCTCGGTCATCACAGCTATTGTTAACTGTTTCTAGTTTCTATGTTTGTTTGATGTGTCAACATATTATAATTCTACGTTTAATCCTAACATCTTAGGATTGTGTACCTAATTAAAATAATTATATTTTTCCTGCCTACAAGTGGATGCTTTGGAATTGAAGTGCAAATTGTCTCATATGGGTGTCAGTGCGTCGCTTTAGCCATCTCACCATCTGACTAATTTAAAACCTGCATCATTAAAATTTATGTTAACTTTGTTCTAGTATGTATGACTTGACATCTATGCTCCTCTTGCTGTGATGGTAATTCTCTTGTCTCACATACCTATCGTTGCCTCACACTTGGTTTGTTTGTGTACCGTTTATGTCTGAATgatctcgatcatcatggctattcgaattgTTTCTAGTTTCTACGTTTGTTTTATGTGTCAACAGAATTAAATTCTACGTTTAATCCTAGGAAGAACGGAGGAGCGTGTAACTTattaaaataaattatatattCAAGTGGACGATTTGTAATTGAAGTGCGCATTGTCTTTGGTGCCTCGGTTTTGCCATCTGATTCATTTGAAATATACATCATATCGTTAATAACACCAATTGGTTTATCTGCACACCATTCTCTTCTCCATCCTGCACTATACTAGCTTGTGTTTTCTTGTGTTCTGCATGTGTTGAGGGGGCTGTGAGCGTTACAATGGCGGAGTTGGTGGCCACCATGGCGATCCGGCCACTGGTGTGCATGCTGATGAACAAGGCGTCCAGCTCCCTCCTGGACCAGTACAAGGTGATGGAGGGAATGGAGAAGCAGCACAGAATTCTCAAACGCAAGCTTCCAGCCATCCTTGATGTCATCACCGACGCCGAGGAGCAGGCAACGGCACACAGAGAAGGTGCGAAAGCCTGGCTCCAGGAGCTCAAGATAGTGGCATATAAAGCAAATGAAGTCTTTGACGAATTCAAATACGAAGCACTCCGACGTGAAGCCAAGAAGAATGGGCACTGCACCAAGCTCGGCTTCAATGTAATCAAACTCTACCCTACTCACAACCGTGTTGTGTTCCGTTACAAAATGGGTCGCAAGCTTTGCCAGATTCTACAGGCCATCGAGGTACTCATAGTAGAGATGCAGGTCTTTGggttcaagtaccaaccacaacCACCAGTCTCCAAGCAGTGGAGGCAAACAGATTATGTTATCATCGACCCAAGAGAAATTGTTGGCAGATCTAGAGGCAAAGATAAGAAGAATATTGTTGATACACTATTTGGTCAATCTACCAATGTAGATCTCACCATTGTACCCATTGTTGGAATGGGTGGCCTTGGCAAAACCACGTTAGCACAGCTCATATACAATGAACCTGAAATTCAGAAGCATTTCCAGTTGCTACTTTGGGTCTGTgtctctgatacttttgatgtgaACTCCCTGGCTAAGAGTATAGTTGAAGCATCTCCCAACAAAAATAATGATACAGACAAACCACCACTCGAGAGACTTAAAAAATTGGTTAGTGGACAGAGGTTTCTCCTTGTACTGGATGATGTGTGGAACAGAGAGGTCTATAAGTGGGAAAGGCTGAAGGTCTGTCTTCAACATGGTGGCATGGGTAGTGCAATGTTAACAACAACTCGTGATAAACAAGTCGCTGAAATTATGGGTGCAGGTAGAGCCTACAATCTCAATATTTTGGAGGATTGCTTCGTAAAGGAAATTATTGAGGCTAGAGCATTCAGTTCCGAGAAAGAAAAGCCTGTCGAGTTAAGCAAGATGGTTGATGAGATTGTAAGCAGATGTTCTGGCTCTCCTTTAGCTGCAACTGCACTGGGCTCTGTACTTCGTACCAAGACTAGCGTCGAAGAGTGGaaggctatatcatctagaagcAGCATTTGCACTTTGGAAACTGGAATTCTGCCAATATTAAAGCTTAGCTACAATGACTTGCCATCACACATGAAGCAATGCTTTGCCTTTTGTGCTGTATTTCCAAAGGATTACAAAATTGATGTGGACAAGCTGATCCGACTATGGATCGCAAATGGCTTTATCCCAGAGCACAAGGAAGATAATCTTGAAACCATTGGAAAACATATTTTCATTGAGCTTGCCTCAAGGTCATTCTTTCTGGACATAAAGGAAAGTAAAGACTTCGGGGGGTATTATTCCATGAGGTATTATCCCAGAACTACATGTAAAATCCATGATCTCATGCATGATGTTGCAATATCTGTTATGGAAAAGGAATGTGTTGCTGGAACTAAGGAATCAAATCAAAACGAGTGGCTTCTAGATAATACTCGTCACTTATTTTTGTTGAGTAGAAATATAGAAGGTATTTTGAATCATTCTATGGAGAAACGATCCTCTGCTATCCAAACACTATTATGCAATAATGTTGTCTGGAGCTCACTACATCATCTATCAAAGTACAGCTCTTTGCATGCCTTGCAAATCTgtatgagaacagaaatatttctCCTGAAACCAAAGTATCTGCATCACCTGAGGTACCTTGATCTCTCAGAAAGTCGTATCGAAGCACTTCCTGAAGATATAAGTATTCTATATAATTTGCAAATGTTGGACCTTTCCAACTGCTCTGATCTTGTTCGACTTCCGAGGCAAATGAAGTATATGACTTCCCTCTGTCACCTCTACACTCATGGATGTTTTAAATTGAACAGCATGCCTCCAGAACTCGGAAAACTCATTAACCTACGAACACTTACATGTTTTGTAGCAGCAATTACTGGCACTGATTGCAGTGATGTTGCAGAGCTGCAGCATTTAAACCTAGGTGGTCAGCTAGAGCTACGTCGGGTAGAGAATGTTATAGAGTTGGAGGCAAGAGTGGCAAATCTTGGAAACAAAAAGGATCTCAAAGAACTGACTTTAAGATGGAGTTATGTTCGGGACAGCAATGTGCTCGACAATTTTGAACCACATGATAGATTGCAGGTTCTGAAGATATATTCCTATGGAGGCAAGTGGATGGGCATGTTGCAAAACATGGTGGCCATCCATCTTTTTCATTGTGAAAGATTGAAAGTTTTGTTCAGGTGTGGTACATCCTTCAGTTTTCCTAAACTGAAGGAGATTACGCTGGAACATCTGTTGGATTTTGAGAGATGGTGGGAAAGAAATGAGAGGCAAGAAGAACAAATAATATTTCCTGTGCTTGATAAGTTGTTTATTAAGTATTGTGGAAAGTTGACGGCGCTGCCAGAACCATCCTTGCTTCAAGAACCGTGTGGTGGAGGTTATAGGTTGGTACGCTCACCATTTCCTGCCCTAAAGGTACTTGAATTGGACAATTTGGAGAGCTTCCAGAGATGGAATGCAGTTGAAGAGTCTCAAGGAGAACAGATATTGTTTCCTCAGCTTGAGAAACTAATAATTCAGAAATGTCC
Coding sequences within it:
- the LOC125532506 gene encoding putative disease resistance protein RGA3; its protein translation is MAELVATMAIRPLVCMLMNKASSSLLDQYKVMEGMEKQHRILKRKLPAILDVITDAEEQATAHREGAKAWLQELKIVAYKANEVFDEFKYEALRREAKKNGHCTKLGFNVIKLYPTHNRVVFRYKMGRKLCQILQAIEVLIVEMQVFGFKYQPQPPVSKQWRQTDYVIIDPREIVGRSRGKDKKNIVDTLFGQSTNVDLTIVPIVGMGGLGKTTLAQLIYNEPEIQKHFQLLLWVCVSDTFDVNSLAKSIVEASPNKNNDTDKPPLERLKKLVSGQRFLLVLDDVWNREVYKWERLKVCLQHGGMGSAMLTTTRDKQVAEIMGAGRAYNLNILEDCFVKEIIEARAFSSEKEKPVELSKMVDEIVSRCSGSPLAATALGSVLRTKTSVEEWKAISSRSSICTLETGILPILKLSYNDLPSHMKQCFAFCAVFPKDYKIDVDKLIRLWIANGFIPEHKEDNLETIGKHIFIELASRSFFLDIKESKDFGGYYSMRYYPRTTCKIHDLMHDVAISVMEKECVAGTKESNQNEWLLDNTRHLFLLSRNIEGILNHSMEKRSSAIQTLLCNNVVWSSLHHLSKYSSLHALQICMRTEIFLLKPKYLHHLRYLDLSESRIEALPEDISILYNLQMLDLSNCSDLVRLPRQMKYMTSLCHLYTHGCFKLNSMPPELGKLINLRTLTCFVAAITGTDCSDVAELQHLNLGGQLELRRVENVIELEARVANLGNKKDLKELTLRWSYVRDSNVLDNFEPHDRLQVLKIYSYGGKWMGMLQNMVAIHLFHCERLKVLFRCGTSFSFPKLKEITLEHLLDFERWWERNERQEEQIIFPVLDKLFIKYCGKLTALPEPSLLQEPCGGGYRLVRSPFPALKVLELDNLESFQRWNAVEESQGEQILFPQLEKLIIQKCPELLALPEAPLLQEPCSGGGYRLVRSAFPALKVIKMNDLESFQRWDAAAEREYILFPLLEELSIQKCPKLIDLPEAPKLSVLEIEDGKQEIFHWVERYLSSLTNLVLKLEYTETTSGAQWTSIVPVDSKEKWNQTSPIAVMKLDCCNSFFGPCALELWDYFVHLEKLEIGRCNVLVHWPREVFQSLVSLRRLAITHCQNLIGYGPPLPGPSAIRSHHLPGLESLLLKNCPCLVEMFNVPASLKKMNIYGCCKLESIFGKQQGMSKSVHGSSCSEAIVRTAVSPANHFCPCLEDLELLGCGSLPAVLHLPPSLETIFIASCFSIQVLTCQLDQLQKPQVVASINVPEPSSAAASKHSLPPRLQSLKIYSCTNMLGGILLPTSLKELCISSNMWLTSLESLSGEHPPSLESLLLHRCGTLASLPNEQQAYGSLKWLRITGCPGIKKLPRCLQQQLGSIDDKELDAHYLVTEFKPFKPKTWKEIPRLVREWRQPTEIGDQSSSSDAFTSDVSDPSMNTEIG